In Anaerobacillus isosaccharinicus, one genomic interval encodes:
- a CDS encoding Gfo/Idh/MocA family protein, producing MSKLKVAVIGCGSIAKHRHLPEYASNKEVEIVAVCDIVEERVEEFATKYEAKAYTNYEELLLNSDIDAVSVCTPNYLHAPISIAALNAGKHVLCEKPMATSKEDAEAMIKVAEVTGKKLMIAHNQRFVPAHQKARQLIDKGELGKIYSFRTAFGHGGPEGWSADGLDSWFFKKEEAFIGAMGDLGVHKTDLLRFLLGEEFVEVGAFVETSAKKNADVDDTAVCVLKTESGIIGTLAASWSYVSKEDNSTVIYGEKGIMRLLDNPVDSLIIQYQNGEVAKYELGKIQTNEAGGQNNSQVIDRFVKSIIENEDSPVSGIEGMNSLQVVLAALESQKTKKIVSL from the coding sequence ATGAGTAAATTAAAGGTTGCAGTTATTGGTTGTGGAAGTATTGCAAAGCATCGTCATCTTCCGGAGTATGCAAGCAATAAAGAAGTTGAAATTGTTGCTGTGTGTGACATTGTTGAAGAACGTGTTGAGGAATTTGCAACAAAGTACGAAGCAAAAGCCTATACAAACTACGAAGAATTACTTCTAAATTCTGATATTGATGCCGTGAGTGTTTGTACACCAAACTACTTGCACGCGCCGATTTCGATTGCTGCATTAAATGCTGGCAAACACGTTTTATGTGAAAAGCCGATGGCAACTTCCAAAGAAGACGCAGAAGCAATGATCAAAGTTGCAGAAGTTACTGGTAAAAAGCTGATGATTGCCCATAATCAACGTTTCGTTCCTGCTCATCAAAAAGCGAGACAATTGATTGATAAAGGTGAGCTTGGAAAAATTTATAGCTTCCGCACGGCATTTGGCCATGGTGGTCCAGAAGGATGGAGTGCAGACGGGCTTGACAGCTGGTTCTTCAAAAAAGAAGAAGCATTTATTGGGGCCATGGGTGACCTTGGTGTCCATAAAACTGATTTATTACGTTTTCTATTGGGTGAAGAATTTGTTGAAGTTGGTGCTTTTGTTGAAACGAGCGCCAAGAAAAATGCCGATGTAGATGATACAGCGGTGTGTGTTTTAAAAACAGAAAGTGGCATTATTGGTACGTTAGCTGCAAGCTGGTCGTATGTTTCGAAAGAAGATAACTCAACGGTTATTTATGGTGAAAAAGGAATTATGCGCTTATTAGATAACCCAGTAGACTCCCTTATTATTCAATACCAAAATGGCGAGGTTGCCAAATATGAGTTAGGCAAAATTCAAACGAATGAGGCTGGTGGACAAAACAATAGCCAAGTTATCGATCGATTTGTGAAGTCAATCATTGAAAATGAAGATTCACCGGTGTCAGGAATAGAAGGAATGAACTCACTGCAAGTGGTGTTAGCTGCTTTAGAATCACAAAAAACGAAAAAAATTGTGTCGCTCTAA
- a CDS encoding sugar phosphate isomerase/epimerase family protein has product MKLGVFTVLFSQSNFEEMLDIVQKAGVNAVEIGTGCYPGNAHCNLDELLESDELRKEYLEKIKTRDLQISAFSCHGNPISPEKTFAEKSHDTLLKTIKLASLMNVPVVNCFSGTAGDHEGAKYPNWPVTPWPNEYGDVLKWQWEEKLIPYWKEVGQIAQDHNVKIGLELHGGFLVHTPYTLLKLREATCEAIGANLDPSHLWWQGIDPVAAIKILGKENAIHHFHAKDTYIDQENVNMYGLTDMQPYGDVQTRAWTFRSVGCGHSIQDWSDMISALRTYGYDYVVSIEHEDPLMSVEEGFQRAVTNLKSVIISEKPTSAWWV; this is encoded by the coding sequence GTGAAATTAGGCGTGTTTACAGTGTTATTTTCACAAAGTAATTTTGAAGAAATGTTAGATATCGTACAAAAAGCCGGAGTCAATGCAGTAGAAATCGGAACGGGATGTTATCCAGGAAATGCTCATTGCAACCTTGATGAACTATTGGAAAGTGATGAATTACGTAAAGAATACCTAGAGAAAATAAAAACTCGTGATCTACAAATTAGTGCTTTTAGCTGCCACGGAAACCCGATTTCACCTGAAAAAACATTTGCAGAAAAGTCACATGACACATTATTGAAAACGATTAAGCTTGCTAGTCTTATGAATGTACCGGTTGTTAATTGTTTTTCAGGAACAGCAGGAGATCACGAAGGAGCAAAATATCCAAATTGGCCAGTAACTCCATGGCCAAATGAATATGGTGATGTATTGAAGTGGCAATGGGAAGAAAAGCTAATTCCATATTGGAAGGAAGTCGGTCAGATCGCACAAGACCATAACGTGAAGATTGGCTTAGAGCTTCATGGCGGATTTTTAGTGCACACTCCATACACACTTCTAAAACTGAGAGAAGCAACTTGTGAAGCGATCGGTGCTAATCTTGATCCAAGTCACCTCTGGTGGCAGGGGATAGATCCAGTGGCAGCAATTAAAATTCTTGGTAAAGAAAATGCCATCCATCATTTCCATGCAAAAGATACCTACATTGACCAAGAGAATGTCAATATGTACGGTTTAACCGACATGCAGCCTTATGGAGATGTGCAAACAAGAGCTTGGACATTCCGCTCTGTCGGTTGTGGTCATAGTATCCAAGACTGGTCCGATATGATCAGTGCATTACGCACATATGGCTACGATTATGTTGTAAGTATCGAACACGAAGATCCGCTGATGTCGGTTGAAGAAGGTTTTCAACGTGCGGTAACAAATTTGAAATCGGTAATTATTTCAGAGAAGCCTACATCAGCATGGTGGGTTTAA